In Helianthus annuus cultivar XRQ/B chromosome 8, HanXRQr2.0-SUNRISE, whole genome shotgun sequence, a single genomic region encodes these proteins:
- the LOC110873921 gene encoding uncharacterized protein LOC110873921, giving the protein METDKTLASSDEYINQPVETVSREFNHQLHLQSDEPSPNSKLLPEAHQNITENEDDDNDNDDDDDFTFMFVGGDADSPIDGEKVLENGETRPVFPLFDQNLLLDGDYELEEVDRLPIQPPVDKIFVPLSENDESQDGTTGPYCVWSKESVTLSKKSNSTGFSKLWRLKDKGGRSNSYGRDAFVFFKNSDKKSTTTATTGSSSSAPATGDDGTFKVNVAGGKAKLVKQGTKGKKSTVSAHEAYLKSREEDRRRSYLPYRPELMGFFTNVNGGLTKNVHPY; this is encoded by the coding sequence ATGGAAACAGATAAAACTTTAGCTTCTTCAGATGAATATATTAATCAACCGGTTGAAACAGTTAGCCGTGAATTCAACCACCAACTTCACCTGCAATCTGATGAACCTTCTCCTAATTCAAAGTTATTGCCAGAGGCTCATCAGAATATAACAGAAAACGAAGACGACGATAACGataacgatgatgatgatgattttacATTTATGTTCGTAGGAGGCGATGCTGATTCGCCGATTGACGGTGAGAAAGTGTTGGAAAACGGTGAAACCCGGCCGGTGTTTCCATTATTTGATCAGAATTTGTTATTAGACGGTGACTATGAACTTGAAGAAGTAGATCGTTTGCCGATTCAGCCTCCGGTGGATAAGATTTTCGTTCCGTTGTCAGAAAATGACGAAAGCCAAGACGGGACCACCGGACCTTATTGCGTGTGGTCCAAGGAATCGGTTACCCTTAGTAAGAAGAGCAACTCTACAGGATTCTCCAAGCTATGGAGATTAAAAGACAAAGGCGGTCGGAGCAACAGCTACGGGCGTGATGCGTTCGTGTTTTTCAAAAATTCTGATAAGAAATCGAcgacaacagcaacaacaggttCTTCGTCTTCGGCTCCGGCCACAGGTGACGACGGGACATTTAAAGTCAACGTGGCCGGAGGGAAGGCAAAGCTTGTTAAGCAAGGAACAAAGGGTAAAAAGTCAACGGTATCGGCGCATGAGGCCTACTTGAAGAGTAGAGAAGAAGATCGCCGGCGGTCGTACTTACCTTACCGGCCGGAGTTGATGGGGTTTTTCACCAATGTAAACGGTGGTTTAACCAAGAATGTCCACCCCTATTAA